One Caretta caretta isolate rCarCar2 chromosome 24, rCarCar1.hap1, whole genome shotgun sequence genomic region harbors:
- the LOC125628844 gene encoding phospholipase A2 inhibitor and Ly6/PLAUR domain-containing protein-like, which produces MWVALPLCLLSALLATGSALQCEVCASREQSCSGRLQPCAPSEGTCVTVVAEFRLKGNSISYTAKSCLEPKNCESGPFSLTYAHNVTVRVNIACCDTDGCNAGAIPVRTVNSVPNGRQCLSVFKLDPFDIQPTGILACTGAEDRCFQDYGVLTRGKSSRWGRGLNTEHEVEPGVLAQSQPPLL; this is translated from the exons ATGTgggtggctctgcccctctgCCTGCTGTCCGCTCTCCTGGCCACAG GGAGCGCTCTGCAATGCGAGGTGTGTGCGTCCAGAGAGCAATCATGCTCCGGCCGCCTGCAGCCCTGCGCCCCCTCGGAAGGGACCTGCGTCACCGTCGTGGCAGAGTTCAGGCTAA AGGGAAACTCCATATCCTACACGGCTAAATCGTGCCTGGAGCCCAAGAACTGTGAGTCCGGTCCCTTCTCGCTGACCTACGCGCACAATGTCACCGTGCGGGTGAACATCGCCTGCTGTGACACCGACGGCTGCAACGCCGGGGCCATCCCAG TGCGAACTGTGAACTCCGTCCCCAACGGCCGGCAGTGCCTGTCGGTTTTCAAATTGGATCCTTTTGACATTCAGCCGACTGGGATCTTGGCCTGCACCGGCGCCGAGGACCGTTGTTTTCAGGATTATGGGGTGTTAACACGGGGTAAGTCCTCCAGATGGGGGCGGGGTCTGAACACAGAGCACGAGGTGGAGCCAGGTGTCCTCGCTCagtcccagccccccttgctctga